The genomic segment tatatatattatattatattatattatatatattatattatattatattatatatattatattttagaatttttaaattgtattactgaCAACTACTGTtgcacaacaacaacaaaacatATTTGATTGCGGTTTTTGGTAACCTAATCGTTAACTAATCTGtgttattggtatattatgttcaaattgtTGAGTTATTTGATCTCATACCGTAGAGTTAAATCGTCTTAATTATTACAAAGCGTAGAGTGACTTCGGACAACACATTCACTATGCACAGATCCTAAGTCAATAATGTAGTTGATGCTGTAAGatataaaaaatgacaatacgACAAgtagaaacataaaaataaaaaagctggCACATGCCTACCGAAGGATCTGACCGTCAAAAAGCTCCGACCATATATGTTGTTTTTATCATATGATGTCATATTAATTTAGCCCCTACTTATGGAACATaaagaaagttgaaaatataacaGTTTTAAGTTTCCAAATCTAAATCTATCTAAAGGGTTCAAGTACaagtaaattgaaaaataatcaataaaatatcaaatatcgagCCTGCAGTTTATACCGTCCTGATACGTACACCTTGATGTACGTAACACTTGCTACTTTAAGCGTACCAAATACATCTGTGTGAGTAAATAAAgtatcaaaaaacattttctgaGTAGACCGTCGACAAATATCCGACGCACATTTGCACTCGGTGATATGACCACATAAGGGGTTAGGTTTAAAACAACNNNNNNNNNNNNNNNNNNNNNNNNNNNNNNNNNNNNNNNNNNNNNNNNNNNNNNNNNNNNNNNNNNNNNNNNNNNNNNNNNNNNNNNNNNNNNNNNNNNNNNNNNNNNNNNNNNNNNNNNNNNNNNNNNNNNNNNNNNNNNNNNNNNNNNNNNNNNNNNNNNNNNNNNNNNNNNNNNNNNNNNNNNNNNNNNNNNNNNNNNNNNNNNNNNNNNNNNNNNNNNNNNNNNNNNNNNNNNNNNNNNNNNNNNNNNNNNNNNNNNNNNNNNNNNNNNNNNNNNNNNNNNNNNNGGAATATTGTACCCGATATGAAGACTCGCCAAGTGGATAGCCGCGGAGCACCAGCAGCCGATGTAAAATCGAAACGATCGACGAACGACGGTGTTAAGCCTGCTGGGGATTCCAGTTATCAAATCGTCAACGGAAATCCGAGATCTTGGTAGTTAGTACAACGAACAAGTAGGCCCGATGGATAAATAATACGTCTACACCATTACCAGACAAGCATCAACGATGACCAACGAATTGTATGAATGGAGTAGACGAGagataaacaataaaacagTGTTGCCGCGCAGAGGTTATAACAAACGACAGTTGCATGCTTGCGAGACACAATTTTACaagttatttcataatttaatatttccttataatttatgacgaaaaaaacaaataccgtTATTTCCAAGTTCTCAAAGATTCTCAATTTTGACTTATATCGGTCATCCGGTCCTAGACTCTCAACTCAAAAAACATCGAAATATGCAAGACTGACGCCAAAACAGAGTCGTTAATCTGGCAACATGGTTCAACGGGACGCCGCGCCGTTGCCAAATTTCCCAAATTCTTGGTAAACACAAATTGGAAAAACGCCgaagccaataataataataataatacacacctACATTTTAAGTGTAATACTGTGTTATCTTACAACGATTgcgaatataatacaaataataatttgaacaacATAAAACATATAGCTTTctgttttaaaagtaaaattcaaaattaattatctgATAGGTAGATATTTATGTGTGTAAATATTAGAGTTTAATAACAACATACGTTATAAGAATGTAACTATTATGACGTACagtaggaatataataatattattaagaaataaccaatattgaacattttgtattttatatttttcaaatattttgagatGTAgtcatttacaatttaatataagttaataccattttaaaagtatagtaataaatatacaattaggGTTAGTTTAGTTATATTTGATTGCAGATACATCCGTAAGATTTATATCATCTCATCAGTCATCCTGTAAATGAATCCAATTTTATTCAACTAACTTTGTGGACttgaacgaaaaaaataaatgagtcTGAAAACTTCTATGAATTTAATTCCAATATGTTTTATCTCTTtctacttgaaaataatataaagcttACTgtcatattatttgtgtatggATATAAGAGTCATCTAACTTATCAACTTAGTCCACTATGTTcagtcttaaaaattattttaattgctttatattcacaaaaatattgaaacctGCTGATGTAGCCGCATTCCGTCTATTGAAGTCAGGATGGAAAAAAAGAGTCTTTGAATGACGTACAAATACGAAATTTGAACAAAGCAGTatctaaaaaacatttttctccaATATTGGACCAGGTAATAAAAGAAACTCTTAATCctaagaattttgaaaaatggtttatacattttacatataagcgaagttaaaatattaaacttcattatctgatttaatttatttaccaatatgtaatatgtattaaagtagattaaaggaaaaaaaatctgtagtaaaataaaattaataaataattaaaaatgttgtttttttcccACTTGGCCTATTAGATTCATTCGGTtaaagtgagtcttataagcggcgtcaactgtattatataaatagttagattatttttaaaaacttacccATCAAAAGAAAccgatattattgtgttatccTTACTGAATAATACCAACAAACGTAACTTTAAATGATCAATTAAAAATGGACCAATatcttcttttttaaaaattaatatgtttgtcTTTTCAATGTTGACGTCGTTTCCTTTTTTATCTAAGTCTTAACGATGCAATCATAGCAAAATTTAGGCAATTCAATTCACATGTTGTATCGTTCCAaggaaattgtattatgttgttGTTATTCATTTCTAATATcaactaggtattattattttcaaccgGCATTCACAATTGATATCAAATTTTGCACACTTGTACTTTATTATGATTTGTATGtaactacttattttattttttcacaaataattGAAGATATGGAAGGcaagaaaaaatattcaaataaaaagaaACGTATCATTTTATAGGAAGATTAAAGGACGAAAAAAAAGGtggtaagtaaattattttggttataataaaGAGAACACAGAAACtttacaatgaatataattgtaaacaaattaattaattaattttcacttGAAATGTGATAATGTTCATGAAATtctaattatatgttttataaatatttagtgttttGGAAAAAGTTAACAATGTTTCACATGATGAAACACAAAATAAACCATGTTGTTCTAAAACATTAGCTGATGTACAATCAACAAGAGAAAAAATATTAGGTCAAATGGTTTTaaccagttgtacgttatttttttttatatatattgagaaactttaaaatcattatttactacatcaaaatttgtatttcttTTGTGTATTATTGCGTTTAGCTATGATCAGTCATTTGGTACAGCAACTTCATCGAACAGTGATATtcctaatattcataaaaagaCGTGAGTTATGATTTTGTGTAAATTTATGGTTGTACTTAATTTAaggttccattttttttttaaattttaaaatcttaaaagttATGAGAAGACATTAGGCTACACGGTAAtttgttatctccgtcttacaagtgcgtaacacaGCACATTttcgctcagcagatcacgtatTGCTTCAtaagcttaaaaattataattattcgacttattataaaacttgatggtaagaacattatctgtgtttgtttttttacgatagtcCAATGTTACGCACTTGCAAGACGGATACAATCAATATCCTTGTAGTGTcatcataattttaaagattttaaaattaaaaaaacttttaatctaaaaagaaataatatcgttttatggtaaaaaaaactaaatggtCAGCCAGCCTATGATATTGTTAAGcacatttgatgatattattgtgaaaaaataacttatttacctatttacgtggaatcttattttaaattttcaatccttagctataaaaattgaacattttatacattttcaactgcaaaataatttttaaattttatttttgatacattttgtcaaaattcgaactttaaatgcttataaaaaaaagaatttactattttaatgtttttgaactgctatagtaacaatatacaGGAGCCTTGTATTGTATTTTCACCAATTTTGcctcaacatttaaaattttataggcAATTATTATTGGTGAATTTTTAACGGCCCACCGGGTTTTGCCAAGTAGCCCGCCGGCTGAATCTGGGcctaataaaagtgtttccgacctgAAAACCCgagtttgtaataattttagtcATTCTTAAGTTCTTACCTTTTATAGGAGCAGCGCCGGTACAGTGTGCCATTGAAGTTTTATTAAACTGAACAGTGTATGCCAAGATATGTCATCCTTGAGTCATTTCAACTAGATAGGAACGAACTAAGAATTGACATGCGCATACCATCGTACCTCAAAGTAATAGTGCCATTCTAATTCATTTTAGAGAGTGTCATTAACTAGAGAATACGAGGGTATGGTGTATAGTTAGCTTACCGCGTATTGTCCAATGTGGGTGATACCACAGTACCATTGCTAACATTTTATCcgatgttatataaaataatttttttgtgtcacTATCaagttacctatttataatattatagaacctattatcaacatttattattgtaagtatatcTGTACACATcacaattataggtacatactatacaagtctataacaaaatacaaaaagtaattaagtagctggtaggtataccaatataatatacctacataatattatatattatattgatagataTATAGACAACAGTTTGttaatgtatgtaaaaaaaaatatgcacatgtcttaattatacacaaaaagtaggtatctatgtgcataatatatcaaaatgtaaaatataagaataaggAGGTATAACGAAAGataaattgtaagtatatattattttaacattttgatatattatgtacttactttTTGTGTATAATTATGACGTGTGTATATTTCTTTTGTACATACAATAACaaactgttaattattatattacataagtacCTTTATACaggacatttttttcaaaactgttGGTGGAACTATCTACTATATCTACCTAGatactacctataattattaagtattgatCTCGACATGTACCATAACCGTATTTTCGAGCTCAAAGTAATAGGACATTGCCACGGATAGCCACGGAGGTAACGtcttaaattcttaatatttatttttcatgactATTGAAACTATTGTCATGTCCCGTGTGATCGTGTTCATTCATATGGCGAACCtagataaaagaaaatataatatagcgtaaaacAAGACGTGCTAATAATAAATACGTGGTTGGATAGGTTAGAACGTTCCCGACTATTAATATTCCTACATATATtaagttgtaatataaaaagttacaatataataaattatattatattagtatctCGGGCGACCGAGCTTATTGCTCGGGTtcaataatttcttaaaaaggCCTGCTCGCTTGTCTCTTACAGgggcaatatttaggcaatacCTATGCAATATCGTTGCTACCGCCCGTGGCATTTGTGTTAGTTGTCAATGATTATTAGAGCAGTGGCGTAATAAGGGGGGACGTGGGGAGTCAAACCCCCTCCCCTCCATTGCCTTTGGTGTGGATAATCTTCTATATTGTGTTTgatgtgaattttgaattaattcaaataatattctttgttccatattgttaaatattttactacctaagtAAATAGTTTTGATCCCCatgattttccaattttcacctcccatttagctatgtcgttttatattttaatccccCTTTCAGAAACCATGTCCACGCCACTGGATTAGAGTGGTGTGTGGTTGTAACAAAAGCAGAGGTAAAAGTAGAGGTAGAACCGAATCGAAACTCAAAAATAAGAGTGTATAAAGGTTTTGGTACATGTTTCGGTTTAACGTTGCCGTCAgtgaaacttaatttttttataataatgttgtccATGACTTATAACGTGAGGGTGGCGCGGTGGTGATGTatgctattttattataatattataatttataactgtgtATTAAAtcactgttttaaaatttagtttcgTGTTTATAAGACGTACAACTGCccccaaatttcaaaatattcaagtctTTAGCGAGAGAGAACTAAGTCTATTGATATTACCTCACGGGAGTCTATGTCAATTGGTCGTATACAATTGGTCGTGGTAAAATTTTTCGTCTGAAATTGGTCGTATACAATTGGTCGTGGTAAAATTTTTCGTCTGAAATTGGTCGTTTTGTAAATTGGTCGTTTGGTAAAATAGTCGTAGTATATTTTCGTCGCGAAACGCGAATACTGGTTAAAAAcgttatgtaggtacaaattgacaataatcatattaggtataaaacgTTTTGCGATAGTAAGTTAAATAACAGtgagtacaaatgtacaactagcattattacagttatattatattacgataacaatattatcggATGTTCTTTATCtggaatacaaataataatgtttcgTTTCTTctatagtgtataggtactgtGTTTACAAATTTCAGTTGACTGTGATTGACGGTGTAGTCTAgtgctaataattatataatcgagttaataaaaaataaaaaataataattaatatgcctCTAGATTTTATTAAAAGCGAAAGAGGAAAAGATATGCTCGTGCATGATGGTTTTTTATATCGTTTTGAAAGtagaaatgataaaaaaactatatggaaatgtgttgaaaatttaaaaaaaaatgtaaagccaGAATACATACAGATGAAAATTCCATTCTAAGTGATGTAACCAAGATATCGCATGTTCATTTTCCTGATATTGCCAAAATGAAGCGAAAAGAGCAATGGCAAATTTAAAGGAGCTTACTAAGAAAACTGAACTAAGTACTCAATCTGTTGTAGCAACTGTTGCTTCAGaggtaatatatacaatttgtttaaacaattatttaatttttctaatataatataatattataataataattaataatattattaaaataatacctaatataatttttaatatttttagttaaatacaGCAGTTTCCGGTCAAATGCCTGGCATACCGTTAATGAAAAGGACTATTCTGCGTGTAAGAGAACGTGAAAACGCAGCACCAGGTATACCGCAATCATTATCTTGTTATACCAGAAGATTATAAACATCAGATGGCAAGTCATTCTTACTATATGATTCTTTCGATCATGACCCGGATAACTGcgatagatttttatttttttccacggAAGAAAATTTGCAGAAAATGTCCGAATGCGATCATTGGTATGCAGATGGCACATTTTCATGTGCCCCatctatttttaaacaattatatactattCATGGAATACAATCATCAAACGTCTTACCTTCAGTTTATGCACTcttaccaaataaaaaaaagaaaacatataTTCGTTTGTTGCAAAGCCTAAAAACATTAAACTGCAACTTAAAACCAAAAACGGTCATGTTAGATTTTGAAATTGGTGCAATGACTGCTTTGAAAAAAGAATTCAGTGATATCAAAATTCGTGGTTGTCATTTTCACTTTGCGCAATCTGTCTGGAGACACATTCAAGAATGTGGTctatcaaaacaatataaagAAGATTCTACTTTcgcttttgaaataaaaaaattaaacgccTTGGCATATGTTCCGGTTGATTATGTTGttagatattttgaatatttagttGACACTCCTTTTTACCGAGAACTGGAATC from the Acyrthosiphon pisum isolate AL4f chromosome X, pea_aphid_22Mar2018_4r6ur, whole genome shotgun sequence genome contains:
- the LOC103309191 gene encoding uncharacterized protein LOC103309191, with product MSECDHWYADGTFSCAPSIFKQLYTIHGIQSSNVLPSVYALLPNKKKKTYIRLLQSLKTLNCNLKPKTVMLDFEIGAMTALKKEFSDIKIRGCHFHFAQSVWRHIQECGLSKQYKEDSTFAFEIKKLNALAYVPVDYVVRYFEYLVDTPFYRELESDLSRLLDYFEETWVGKMDRSRKRKNPKFSMNITFQKLIIR